The Marasmius oreades isolate 03SP1 chromosome 2, whole genome shotgun sequence genomic sequence ccGTGCCCTTTGCCtgctcttcttttcttttctacgGCGTTTGCGCTCCGCCTTCGCAGCCAGGCGCTTCTGCCGTATTTCCGCCATATCAGGCGCATATCCAGGACGACCCGCATACGTGCCGTAAGCTGCATTGTACCTCagctcttcgtcgtcgtcgtcgtcgtcatcatcatccgaaGACTCGGTATCAGAGAGATCTGCGTCATCGTGGACGAGAAGATGTAAATCTATGACGCCTGCATTTGGGCCAGAGCGACGTTCTCTTCCTTTGTAAAGAACAAGCTCGACACCTCGACGGTTGAGAAACGAATGGTTCCACAGATCAACAAGAGATCCCGTTACAGTGGCCCGCTTGGGAGGTTGAGACCCGGGGGCAGTTGGTACTGGAAGCCGTCCAGCCCAAGCTAGAGCGAGATCCTGTAAATACAACTCAGTAACACTACTGAAGAGGAAAGTGTGCGCTTACCCCCATTAAGCGGGACCAATCTTCAGGGTAAACATCATGAGGTTGTAGGACGGCTGGCATCCTAGGCACAGATTCGTAGAAATCGTTCATATCCTGAATCTTCATTGTTTCAAATGGTGTGTAAGGGTGTGCGCCATTAATAGGCCTTGAGAAACACTCGGGAGCAGCCAGCTGTTGAGGAGGAGCATTTGTGATGGTGGTAGGGGCGGCAGGGGCAGGATGAGGAGAGACAGGTCTACCACCCACCGATTGATGGTAAGCTCCTCCGGGCTGGTAGCCAGTGGGTGCCATCCCAGGTATTGGGGTTGTTGCACGAGATCGAGGTATTGGTTGTCCCTCCAATATATGACCTGGAGGGTAGACATCCGTAGGTAGTGCAGCAGGAGAGGCAAAGGGTGACGAGCCGCGAGCGTAAGGATCACTACCGTGCGCAGCGGTCGGAGGATAATTCGCATTTGCGTAAGGCGAGGAGGGCCTGGGGCCATGGGGCAAAAATACACCCCCAGCTGGTTCAGCAGATCTCAAGCCAGGAGAAGGATTCGTGTAGGGTGGGTAGGCTCCGCTCACGCTCGCATTCCTGGAGTGAGGCCTTGGCGGAGCATAGGGAAGAGAAGTAGTACCAGGGATCGGAGAATGACCACCTCCATAGCCGCTATTTCTCGACAGAGGTCGAGGTGGAGGGGCATATGTGCTCCCTATATTTGGAGAATGCGCGCCGGTGGTACCGTAGGCACTGAGAGGTCGTGCCCCTGCACCACTCTCAACCTGAATGTTACTATATTTTCGTGGGCGACCTATCCCTGGCCCCGAAATCTGATCTCTATCTACAATGCCCATGTTATTGAACGAATTGTCCAAGTCGGAAAGAATACTGCCGCCGGTGCTGTATTTTCGCTCCCTGGTGTATCCTGAACCTGTGGCAGCGGGGGGAGCCGCGTATCCTTGGTAAGGACTAGGGGgagtgtatatattccctgCCGGTGCAGGTGCTCCAGGAAAGGCCACTCCCTGATTGAAGCTTTTCCTACGCTCTCGAGTTACTGCATCCTGCTCGCGAGCATAACGAAGAGCGTCATCGTCAAATCGTGTTTGACCTAGTCCCTTTTCGCGCAGAACCTTTGTTgattgtttttcttctttcctcctACGTTTATCTTCAGCACGTTGCCTAAATTACGGGAGAGAGAAACGCGATTGCAATAACATTCGTGATTGATGTGCATTCGATGCTCACCATTCCTTGAGTGCATTCTTGTCTTCTTTGCTCAGATTTCCTCGGTTCCAGGCTTCGGCGAAATCCTGGATCTTAGGGTTTAATCATCATCAATAAAGATTTGCTGTAGGCTGACCGTGCTCGCAGGTTGAGCGCCTGCTGGCAAGATCTGGGTAGCTTCTGCTGGGACCCATTGGATGCCAGAAACAACTCCTGTTGGAATAAGTACGCAAGTGAGTTCCCTCAAAtgaaataataataatatgtACCCGAAGGGGTTTGATAACTACAAATCGCAGATGATCAGCGCGGGGTTATTGGTGGCTCATGAAAGGTCCTTACCTTGCTGGCACAGCCCTTGAATACGATCGAGTCAGTCTTCGATCGAAACATTCACGTCTGCAGATACGCTTACTTGAATGGGTGGTAGATGATCTTTCCATCGGCAGTCGTAGACGTGGTATATGTTATCGATCCTGGGGAAATTTGGGCAGACTGAggtgaagatgaagcagacgTTGTGTAGGGCGAAGCTGGGGCAGCAGCGCTGTAGGGTGATGTGTTATACAGGGCTTCTGGAGGGGGCGCATATGGCGACGGTGACCGGTACATCGTGGGCTGAGACGAAGAAGCGGTTTGCCTCGTGCTCAAAACGTCAGGGTAAGAATTAAATATAAGTATCGTTGCTGGGCTTATCGATTATCATCTAGACAACCATCTCTAACTGGCGAGATGAAGCATTCTGAGAAACCGCGTCCTGGAGGTCCTGTAACGAATACTAGGACTATAGTTGCGTCTTTCTCGTGGTTCAGCAACGCCATATCACCCACTTACTTGGAAGTGACCCCATACAGATCATCACGCTCCTTTTGCTACTCGTCGGATTGACTGCAGGGTGTTTGCAAGACCCATTTCATGTATGGGACCGTGTACTTGGCAAATCCAAGTCCGGCGCATCTTATTTCTCCAAACAGTCCAAGCACTGCGCTGACATCCCCCCAATTTCCGCAAGCGAATTTGATGGAAGGCAACGAGATCTAGCTAATGCTCTCCACGCCACCAACGCATCAGCTTACATCGCCGAGCCAGGAGCGAGTGCACTCTATTTCACAAATGTCACAACCACACAGTGGAAACTTACAGAGCGTCCACTTCTGCTCATAATATCACCAGAGGTCAACGCTGGGTCTGTGCTACCTAAATTGACCATCCTTGCTCCCCAGTTCGAGAAGTCTCGTGCAAGCATACTCCCCATACCCTTCGACAATATCCAGTTCATTCTATGGCCTGAAGAACAGGATCCCTACCAGGTTCTCGTAGATTCAATCGACCTCCCGGAGGGAAGCATATACATCGATAGCGCAACTCGGTTCTTTATTGTTGACGGGCTACAGAAGGCTTATGAGAAAGGCCAAGTGTTAACAGCTCCTCCTGAAGTCACCAAGCTGAGGGAGCGCAAATCATCTCATGAGATTGACATCATGAGGTGTGCAAATGAGGTATACCTTTGTCAAATCATCGAGTTCGAACACCCTCTGATCCGTTCGTTGCAGGCAAACCTGCTGACTATCCGCCAAGTTCATAAGCAGTTGTACATCGGTATTCGAGAATCCGAGGCTCAGAGCATGATAGCATCTGCTTTGACCGAGATGGGATTGGAAAATGGAGCATGCATAACGTTGTTCGGAGGTAGGTTTTTTTTGACTTCCTTAACCACCAGTTGTGAACAAACATGACATATATAGAGGACGCAGCGTTACCCCATGGCGGCGGAACCGATAAGCAACTAGGCGTATCCGACTTTGCCTTGTTTGACTGCACTGCGTCTCTTCATGGTTATTGGAGTGATGTTACACGGGTAAGTTTTGGGTAAGGTTGTTATTTGATTCGGTTCTGATTGAGTGCCTTTACGAGACTGTCGCGCTGCCCGATTCCCAGATCCCAAGCGACCATCAGGAGATCTGGAAACACGTGCGCTCTGCGCAGGGCGCAGCTCTTGCACAAGCTCATGAGGGTGTTGTCGCAAAATCGGTTGATGCAGCTGCCCGAAAAGCTCTGGCGGAATTCCAACTCGATGGTTTCCTCACTCATCGTCTTGGCCACGGTCAGTTGTTGTATTGACTTGAGTATATTTGTGGGTTTTTTTTAAAATTACTTTTGGTATTCTAGGGATCGGTCTAGAAAATCATGAAGCACCGTATCTCAACGGTGGGAGCGAGGCTGTTTTGACGCCGGGTAACTGTTTTTCAGACGAGCCTGGAGTTTACATTGAAGGAGAGGTAAATCACGTTTTCTGAAAGATTCTCGACTTTTCGCACTTATTCTCAACGTGTAGATTGGCGTTCGTCTAGAGGACTGCTTCTGCATTGACGAAAGCGGACAACCAGTCTTACTTACTAAAGGCGTGGGTGGTCAGACATCCAGTCCATGGTCCCCATGAACACAACGAACGGATCATCTCTATGCTTGCATTATGATATCCGGAACTTTGCGCTGCTATTACGTTCAACGAACAAGTTAAAAAAAATAGTCGGTGTACTACTATGGATTTTCATGACATGTGTACCGGAATGAGATCCCACCGATATTTGTCATTATTTACAAAACGAGAGCGACGATGGACACACAGTGACACAGACTTGAGACTCTACAATGTCACACCATCTGTTCATCCTCTCACCGTCGGATACTCCAATATACAGCCTAACGCACTACTCGACGAAACCTGCAGCGAGCATCGGTTCACCGCTTTCAGCCAATTTGCCTAACTGGTCAACTTCGGCATTCGCTGGCACTTTGACTGCGTTGTCCGGAGCATCCAGTGCTACACAGCATACGACTGGCGGAACGGTCCGAGTAGGAGGAGGACAGGATCGACATGTCATTCAAATGATTGCAAA encodes the following:
- a CDS encoding uncharacterized protein (MEROPS:MER0005715), which produces MKHSEKPRPGGPVTNTRTIIITLLLLLVGLTAGCLQDPFHVWDRVLGKSKSGASYFSKQSKHCADIPPISASEFDGRQRDLANALHATNASAYIAEPGASALYFTNVTTTQWKLTERPLLLIISPEVNAGSVLPKLTILAPQFEKSRASILPIPFDNIQFILWPEEQDPYQVLVDSIDLPEGSIYIDSATRFFIVDGLQKAYEKGQVLTAPPEVTKLRERKSSHEIDIMRCANEANLLTIRQVHKQLYIGIRESEAQSMIASALTEMGLENGACITLFGEDAALPHGGGTDKQLGVSDFALFDCTASLHGYWSDVTRTVALPDSQIPSDHQEIWKHVRSAQGAALAQAHEGVVAKSVDAAARKALAEFQLDGFLTHRLGHGIGLENHEAPYLNGGSEAVLTPGNCFSDEPGVYIEGEIGVRLEDCFCIDESGQPVLLTKGVGGQTSSPWSP